The Pelagibacterium halotolerans B2 nucleotide sequence CGACATCGCCATGGTGTTCCAGAACTATGCGCTCTATCCGCATATGAGTGTCGCCGCCAATATGGGCTTTTCCCTCCAGCATCGCCGCGTGTCCAAGGCAAAAATCGAGGAGCGGGTGCGATGGGCTGCGACAATATTGGGGCTCGAACCCTATCTCGACCGCTACCCCCGCCAGCTCTCGGGCGGCCAGCGCCAGCGCGTCGCCATGGGCCGGGCCATCGTGCGCGATCCCAAGGTGTTCCTGTTCGACGAACCGCTCTCGAACCTTGACGCCAAGCTGCGCGTCGTGATGCGCGGCGAGATCAAGGCGCTGCACCAGCGGCTCAGGACGACGACGGTCTATGTCACCCACGATCAGGTGGAAGCCATGACCATGGCCGACAAGATCGTGGTTCTGAGCGGCGGGCGGGTCGAACAGATCGGCGCGCCACTCGAACTTTACGACCGCCCCGCCAACCGGTTCGTGGCCGGCTTCATCGGCTCGCCCTCGATGAATTTCATCGAGGGCCGGGTCGGCGCAGGGGGCTTTGAGACGGACGGAGCCATTCTGCCCTGCCCGCCGGGCGTGCCGGTGGGGACGGGGGCCATCTACGGCATCCGCCCCGAACATTTCACGCTCGCGCCAGACGCCATTGCCGCCGAAATCCTCATCGTCGAACCGATGGGCTCTGAAACCCAGGTCACCATGAAAATCGGGCAAACCTCCGTCATCGGCCTGTTCCGCGAACGCGTCTCGGCCACGCCCGGGCAAACCCTCGGCATATCGATCGACCCTGCAAGGGTGCACCTGTTCGCTACCGATACCGGCCAACGCCTCACCTGAGATCGCGCGACTGGCGCAAGAAACCCTGCGTGATCCTGTCGCTCTGAATGCGCCAGGACAAAATGTCGAGCAACAACGCCTGCCTGATCGTTTCGGACTCGGTGTCCTCCCAGAGATTTCGGGTTTCCCGCGGATCGGCGTCAAGATCGAACAATTGCCCCTCTTCGCAATCGACGAAGTGGACGAGCTTCCATTTGTCCTTGCGGATCATGGTCATGAATTCGGTTTCCTCGAGAATCTTGTCGTTCGCGTGTTCGGAAAAAACGCTGTCGCGAACCACACTCTTGTCCCCGGCCAGATAGGAACACAGCGACCGCGCCTCCATCCAGGCCGGAGGTGATATTTGCGCCAGTTCGAGAATGGTCGGCCCCAGATCCATCAGCGATACCAGGTCGGCGATTTGCAGATCGTGCTCGATCCCCGGCCCGCAGATGATCGCCGGCACCCGGACGCTCTGCTCATACATTGTCCATTTCTGCGAGTGCCCGTGATCGTTGAGGCAATCGCCGTGGTCGGACGTAAAGACGATAATCGTCTCGTCCAGCACCCCGCGCTCTTCGAGGGCGTCGATGATCTTGCCAACTTGCGCGTCGATCATCGAGACATTGGCATAATAGTGTGCACGCTGCCGGTGCATCTGCTCGGGCGACGGATCGGCGAGATGGACGACCGCGTCGTGATCGTTCGCAAGATGCTGCGCGCGCAGCGCCCGCAACGGTGCCGGTTGTGCATCGAAATCTTCGTCGCGGATCGGGGTCGGCAGCGCCCGGTCGGCATATTTGGCAAGATAGTGCGCCGTGGGATCATATGGAGGATGCGGTCCGGGCAAGCCGACCTGAAGAAAGAACGGCTCCCTGCCCGGATAGCGCTCCAGCCACAGGCATGCCAGATCGCCGACAAAGACATCGGCATGCAGGTCTTCCTCGAGATCCCATGTGAAGGCACCGAGCCGTTCGGCATAATCCTCGCGCCGGCGATAGGTCACGCGGCTCGGCTTTTCATGCCCCCGTGTCCAGAGCGCCTTGTCCCATTGATCGAGATAGAAGGCGACATTGGGGTGGGCCCGGTCCTTGTTTTCGACCACATGACGCTCGTGAAAGCCGAAAGCGCCTTCGACCGGATTGGTGTGCATCTTGCCGACATTGACGCATCGGTAGCCAGCCTGGTTGAGCAGCGTGACCCAGGACCACGGCCAGGGCTCCCCGTTCCGCATGACCCCGTTGGTGTGAGGAAAAACCCCCGAAAACAGCGACGCCCGGGAGGGCGCGCAGGACGGCGAGGTCACATACATATTGGTAAAGCTCGTTCCGCGCCGCACCATGCGGTCAAGGTTCGGCGTCTCCATGTGATCGAACCCCAGGGCAGCGATCGTGTCGAACCGCTGCTGGTCGGTCACGATGAAAACGATATTGGGAGGACGGCTTGCACCCATGGACATGTCCTTGAACGAAAGAGCTAACGGATGGCGTTGTTGAGCCGCTGGGTGGCATCGGGCAACGAGGTGGTCGCCCGCGGCGGCGCCTGGGCGGCTTCGGTGTCGAGAAAGCGCGCGATTTCGGCCAGCAGGGCGTTTTCGGCCGGACCGTGCCCGGGATCGCCGGAAATATTGCGGGTTTCCCGCGGATCGCTGGAAAGGTCGAAAAGCTCGCGCTCGGTCTCTCCCCCGCTCCAATAGACGGTCAGCTTGTAGCGCTTGTCGCGCGCCATGGTCGCCCGCATCGGCGGCTCCCAGAAGGTGCCGGACCCGTTGATGCCCGAGTTCCGGTAGGCGCAGATCGAAGCGTTGCGTTTCGTGGCGCCAGCCCTGGCCACCGCGACAAGATCTTCGCTCGAAGGGCAACGATCAGTGTTAAGCCCCGCAGCCGAAAGACATGTAGCGGCAATATCGTGTCCCTGAACCAGGGCGCGCGAGCGGCCCCCCGCCGCAATTTTCCCCGGCCATCGCAGCAAGAGCGGAACCCCCACCGTCGGTTCGTAAAGCGCCACGCCCTTGACGAACAGCCCGTGATCGCCGAGCTGATCGCCATGGTCGGACGTGAAAATGACCAGCGTATCCTCGGTCAGCCCCGCATCGTCCAGCGCATCGAGAACCCGGCCGACCTGTCGGTCGAGAAACGCGATCGAGGCTGCATAGCCCTTGCGGATGGACGCGATCTCATGCGGCGAAAAGTCGGAAAACCGGCCGAGATAAGACCCCTCCTGCTCGCGCTTTACGCACCGGGGCTGATCGGCACGCGGCGGAATGGGCGCCGGGATCCGCGCATCGTCGATGGCGCCTGCAAGGGCAGCCGGATAATCCTCATAGGGATCGTGAGGATCGAAAAGACTCATCAGGCAAAAAAAAGGCCTGCCGTCGTCTTTTGACGCGTGCAGAAAATCGATGGTCCGGTCCGCCGCCCATTTGCTCATATGCAGATCGGGGGGATGATGAAGCTCCCGCCTGCCATTGCGCGCCAGCGCATTCCGGAACGCGGGCGCGGTCTCGGCAAGCCATTGGGCATAGCCGTTGAACGGGCTGTCCATGGCGACCGAGGGCTCAAGGCACCATTCATAGATGTCGAAACCGTCGTTTGGATGCCTTTGGGTCTGCTCCTGCACCCGGCTGGAAACGTGCAGCTTGCCGAACAACGCAGTGCGATAGCCGGCTTCAGAACGCAGGCGCTCGGTAAACAGCGTTTCATGGGCGGGAAGATTGTCGTGAACCCCAAGCACCCCATGGTCGATAACGGGCTTGCCCGTAAAGATGCTGGCTCTCGACGGCGTACAGATGGGGTTGTCGACAGTGCAGTTTTCAAACAGCGCGCCCGACGCCGCCAGCCGGTCCAGGTTTGGTGTCGGGATCCACTCGCACCCATAGGCCCCGAGCGTGTCGCGCCGCTGCTGGTCGGTCATTATCATCAGGATATTGGGCGTTCCCATGCGCGTCTCCATCAGACCATGATTTCAGGGACGGCCCTGACCGCCGCCGCGCGCAATTCGGGCACGACCACAGGATCGATCCAGCGATAGGGCTGGCGCAGCCGCGTGCCCACATCGGCCCAGCCGCCGACCGCCGCCAGCAATTTGTCGAGCGCCGCGTTGGAATAGAGCCCGCTCGTCGCGAACGGGGTGATATAAGTGTCCAAAAACCCGCGCAGCCGGGTCTCGATCTCGCGTGCCTGCGCCAGATCGTCGGCCATCATCCGCGTCCAGAGCTGTGCGCCAAGGGGGCTCAGGCAGGCGACGTTGGAAAACGCACCGGCCGCCACCCCCTCGCTCACCCCGGTCGCCAGATGATGCCCGGGAACGAAAATCGGCCAGTTTGAAAGATGCCGGCGCGCTTGCTCGTACCATGCACCATCGCCGTCGCCGAGCTTGATCCCGGCAATACCGGGAACCGGCCCGAGGATTTCCGCAAGCTCGGAGGGTGAATAGACCCGCTTTGCGTGCGGTGGGTTGTAAAGCACCAGCGGCACCCCATCCGCCGCTTCCGCAGCCATTTCGACAAAACGCGTGGCCTCGGCCGGAACCAGTGGCCACCAGTCGGGCACAATGATCTGGATGGCGGCGGGTTTGAGCGCAGCGGCGCGGCGCACCCGCCCGAGCGAAACGCGCGGATCGGGCTGGCACGCGCCGATGATGAACGCCATGCCCGCCGCCCGGCAGCGCCCGGCCAGAAGCGCCTGGATGGCGTCGAACTCGTCCTCGGTCTGGTTGTGGAACTCTCCGGCTGTACCGTTGGAATAGATGCCATCGACCTTTACCGAAACCAGATGGTCGATTTCATCGCCGAGCCGGCCGAAATCGATGCTGTCGTCGGCATTGATGGGCAAGAGCAGCGTCGCCCAATTGCCCTTGAGCGGCCCCCGCATTCCCATCACGAACCCGCCCGGCCGGCCTCGAAAACCGCCGTCGCATCGAACTGGCCGGACCCGGTCCGCCACCGGCCGTTGAATTTGGAAACACAGTCGCGCAGCGGATCGCCATGGCGGGCGGTTTCCTTCATCAGCGCCAGCCGCAGGCGCACAAGATCATCGGCGCGCTCGGGCCTTTGGGCCAGATTGTCCATCTCGTGCGGATCGCGGGCCAGATCATAGACTTCATCAAGATCGCCCGGCGAAAACACCAGCTTGAGATTGTCGTCGGACACCAGGATGCGCTGGGAATAGAGAAACCGCAGGCCGTGATATTCGGCCAGCAGATAATCCCGCCCCTTTGCCCCGGAATCCCGTATCTGCGCCGACAGATCGATCGCCTGCCTTGGCGCAAAAGCAACGCCGAGAAGCGAGAGCGCGGTGGGCAGAATGTCCATGTTCAGGGCCAGCCCGGAACGCTCGCCCGATCCCAGATCGGGATGGCTGAACACCATCGGCACCCGCATGGCTTCCTCATAGGGCAGGCCCTTGTCGATCAGTCCCCCATGCGCGCCGGTCATATCGCCATGATCGGAGGTGAACACGATA carries:
- a CDS encoding ABC transporter ATP-binding protein produces the protein MASVTLSDVKKSYGKAEVIFGIDIDIADGEFVVLVGPSGCGKSTLLRMLAGLETITDGTIEIGDSVVNDLEPKDRDIAMVFQNYALYPHMSVAANMGFSLQHRRVSKAKIEERVRWAATILGLEPYLDRYPRQLSGGQRQRVAMGRAIVRDPKVFLFDEPLSNLDAKLRVVMRGEIKALHQRLRTTTVYVTHDQVEAMTMADKIVVLSGGRVEQIGAPLELYDRPANRFVAGFIGSPSMNFIEGRVGAGGFETDGAILPCPPGVPVGTGAIYGIRPEHFTLAPDAIAAEILIVEPMGSETQVTMKIGQTSVIGLFRERVSATPGQTLGISIDPARVHLFATDTGQRLT
- a CDS encoding sulfatase family protein codes for the protein MGASRPPNIVFIVTDQQRFDTIAALGFDHMETPNLDRMVRRGTSFTNMYVTSPSCAPSRASLFSGVFPHTNGVMRNGEPWPWSWVTLLNQAGYRCVNVGKMHTNPVEGAFGFHERHVVENKDRAHPNVAFYLDQWDKALWTRGHEKPSRVTYRRREDYAERLGAFTWDLEEDLHADVFVGDLACLWLERYPGREPFFLQVGLPGPHPPYDPTAHYLAKYADRALPTPIRDEDFDAQPAPLRALRAQHLANDHDAVVHLADPSPEQMHRQRAHYYANVSMIDAQVGKIIDALEERGVLDETIIVFTSDHGDCLNDHGHSQKWTMYEQSVRVPAIICGPGIEHDLQIADLVSLMDLGPTILELAQISPPAWMEARSLCSYLAGDKSVVRDSVFSEHANDKILEETEFMTMIRKDKWKLVHFVDCEEGQLFDLDADPRETRNLWEDTESETIRQALLLDILSWRIQSDRITQGFLRQSRDLR
- a CDS encoding sulfatase family protein yields the protein MGTPNILMIMTDQQRRDTLGAYGCEWIPTPNLDRLAASGALFENCTVDNPICTPSRASIFTGKPVIDHGVLGVHDNLPAHETLFTERLRSEAGYRTALFGKLHVSSRVQEQTQRHPNDGFDIYEWCLEPSVAMDSPFNGYAQWLAETAPAFRNALARNGRRELHHPPDLHMSKWAADRTIDFLHASKDDGRPFFCLMSLFDPHDPYEDYPAALAGAIDDARIPAPIPPRADQPRCVKREQEGSYLGRFSDFSPHEIASIRKGYAASIAFLDRQVGRVLDALDDAGLTEDTLVIFTSDHGDQLGDHGLFVKGVALYEPTVGVPLLLRWPGKIAAGGRSRALVQGHDIAATCLSAAGLNTDRCPSSEDLVAVARAGATKRNASICAYRNSGINGSGTFWEPPMRATMARDKRYKLTVYWSGGETERELFDLSSDPRETRNISGDPGHGPAENALLAEIARFLDTEAAQAPPRATTSLPDATQRLNNAIR
- a CDS encoding dihydrodipicolinate synthase family protein, whose protein sequence is MGMRGPLKGNWATLLLPINADDSIDFGRLGDEIDHLVSVKVDGIYSNGTAGEFHNQTEDEFDAIQALLAGRCRAAGMAFIIGACQPDPRVSLGRVRRAAALKPAAIQIIVPDWWPLVPAEATRFVEMAAEAADGVPLVLYNPPHAKRVYSPSELAEILGPVPGIAGIKLGDGDGAWYEQARRHLSNWPIFVPGHHLATGVSEGVAAGAFSNVACLSPLGAQLWTRMMADDLAQAREIETRLRGFLDTYITPFATSGLYSNAALDKLLAAVGGWADVGTRLRQPYRWIDPVVVPELRAAAVRAVPEIMV